In Panicum virgatum strain AP13 chromosome 4N, P.virgatum_v5, whole genome shotgun sequence, a single window of DNA contains:
- the LOC120670777 gene encoding pentatricopeptide repeat-containing protein At3g29230-like, with protein sequence MLPQRHNPMLTHSRAALVRAVTACAGCREAQALHSLTWKLGLASDVVLATALLTRYAKRGLLASAQRLFDEMPRRDVVACNAMLAALGAAGRTADTRALFERMPDRTPASWNTMVTCHCRAGDLASARRVFEASLRAGSSSVVSWNAMIDGYCKVGRMDAARDLFDRMGCTLPDVVTWNTMMAGYLHQGEPAAAIAMFHRLVHIHQQQQQHEEEHRLRPTTVTMATVVTACTQVGDFALGQQIHLQIRQQGTRVDAVLSNSLMDMYFKCGSVDRALDVFRTMPSRPNLFCWNTVIAGLGMNGRGQDAVNAFRDMVDGARNRRQHEVKPDAVTFVALLSACSHSGLVAAGRKLFADMLPVYGLPPQTEHYGCVVDLLCRAGRVDEAARLVRTMPGRPNAKVLGSLLLLDAHAPEREGGVRLSEWAARRISEMDLGDGAAYGLSNVYASLQRWDRVEEHRSGVRAAARHGRGTRHKQPGRTCYDLASSCAN encoded by the coding sequence ATGCTACCACAACGGCACAACCCCATGCTTACGCACTCCCGCGCAGCCCTCGTCCGAGCGGTCACTGCGTGTGCCGGCTGCCGGGAAGCGCAGGCCCTCCACTCCCTGACCTGGAAGCTGGGCCTCGCCTCCGACGTGGTGCTGGCCACCGCCTTGCTGACCCGCTACGCGAAGCGGGGCCTCCTGGCCTCCGCCCAGAGGCTGTTCGACGAAATGCCGCGTAGGGATGtggtcgcctgcaacgccatgctcgccgcgctcggcgccgccgggaGGACCGCTGACACCCGTGCGCTGTTCGAGCGAATGCCGGACAGGACCCCTGCCTCGTGGAACACCATGGTCACGTGCCACTGCAGGGCCGGCGACCTCGCCTCGGCTCGGCGGGTCTTCGAGGCAAGCCTCCGCGCGGGGAGCAGCAGTGTTGTGTCGTGGAACGCGATGATCGACGGGTACTGCAAGGTTGGGCGGATGGACGCCGCGCGGGACCTGTTCGACCGTATGGGCTGCACGTTGCCGGACGTTGTGACGTGGAACACGATGATGGCCGGGTACCTGCACCAAGGggaacccgccgccgccattgccatgTTCCACCGTCTGGTGCACATTcatcagcaacagcagcagcatgaGGAGGAACACAGGCTGAGGCCCACCACGGTGACCATGGCCACCGTGGTGACCGCGTGCACCCAGGTGGGGGATTTCGCCCTGGGCCAGCAGATCCATCTGCAGATCCGGCAGCAGGGGACACGAGTCGACGCCGTGCTGAGCAATTCCCTGATGGACATGTACTTCAAGTGCGGGAGCGTGGACCGCGCGCTCGACGTCTTCCGCACCATGCCCAGCCGCCCCAACCTCTTCTGCTGGAACACGGTGATCGCGGGGCTCGGCATGAACGGCCGCGGCCAGGACGCCGTCAACGCGTTCCGTGACATGGTCGACGGGGCGAGGAACCGACGGCAGCACGAGGTCAAGCCGGACGCGGTGACGTTCGTGGCGCTCCTGTCGGCGTGCAGCCACTCGGGGCTGGTGGCCGCGGGCCGGAAGCTCTTCGCCGACATGCTGCCGGTGTACGGCTTGCCGCCCCAGACGGAGCACTACGGGTGCGTGGTCGACCTCCTGTGCCGTGCGGGCCGCGTCGacgaggcggcgcggctcgtGCGGACGAtgcccggccggcccaatgcCAAGGTGCTCGGAAGCCTGCTCCTACTTGACGCCCACGCCCCGGAGCGGGAGGGCGGCGTCAGGCTGAGCGAGTGGGCGGCGCGACGGATCTCAGAGATGGACCTCGGGGATGGCGCCGCGTACGGCCTGTCCAATGTGTACGCGTCCCTGCAGCGGTGGGACCGCGTCGAGGAGCACAGGAGCGGGGTGCGCGCGGCCGCGAGGCACGGCAGGGGCACGCGCCACAAGCAGCCCGGGCGTACCTGCTATGACCTGGCGAGCTCGTGCGCAAATTGA